In Methanomassiliicoccales archaeon, a single window of DNA contains:
- the mvaD gene encoding diphosphomevalonate decarboxylase has protein sequence MKASAVAHPIQGLIKYHGLRDERLRIPFHDSISVCTAPLATHTTVEFGRGEDSAEFDGHKASPQEMARIMAVVDPLRQLAGEKGGMRMISHNNFRSNIGLGASASGFAALALACAEALSLDLPLKDISRYARRGAGSAARAVTGGFSIWHAGVDDESSYSEMIASSKDMDMGILAVIVPAYKVTDTAHREVVTSPFFQARLETVNASLEQMLSAISSGDVNRVGELAEKDTLVLHSITMTGSDQMLLWRPETLRIMARVKELRYEGLNCHFSIDTGATVYVNCPLREMKEVEDGLKDLELPIMKCQVGDQAKTVSEHLF, from the coding sequence GGTCTGCACCGCCCCTTTGGCCACCCACACGACCGTTGAGTTCGGGCGGGGGGAGGACAGCGCCGAGTTCGACGGTCACAAGGCATCGCCCCAAGAGATGGCTCGAATAATGGCGGTGGTGGACCCGCTGCGCCAATTGGCGGGGGAGAAAGGGGGGATGCGCATGATCTCCCACAACAACTTCCGGTCCAACATCGGTCTGGGGGCGTCGGCCTCGGGGTTCGCCGCTCTAGCCTTGGCATGCGCCGAGGCTCTATCATTGGATTTGCCGTTGAAGGATATCTCCCGTTATGCCCGCCGTGGAGCCGGTTCGGCCGCCCGGGCGGTGACCGGCGGTTTCTCCATCTGGCATGCTGGAGTGGATGATGAAAGCAGTTACTCCGAAATGATCGCCTCATCCAAAGACATGGACATGGGCATACTGGCGGTGATCGTGCCGGCATACAAGGTCACTGACACCGCCCACCGGGAAGTGGTCACCTCGCCCTTCTTCCAGGCCCGTCTGGAAACGGTCAACGCTTCCCTGGAGCAAATGCTGTCGGCCATATCCTCCGGGGATGTGAACCGCGTTGGGGAGCTGGCAGAGAAGGATACGCTGGTCCTGCACAGCATTACCATGACCGGTTCCGATCAGATGCTGCTATGGAGACCGGAGACCCTGAGGATCATGGCCCGGGTCAAGGAGCTAAGGTACGAAGGGCTCAACTGTCATTTCTCCATAGATACCGGCGCTACCGTCTACGTCAATTGTCCGCTTAGGGAGATGAAGGAGGTCGAGGACGGTCTAAAGGACCTCGAGCTTCCCATAATGAAATGCCAGGTGGGCGACCAGGCCAAAACGGTATCGGAGCACCTGTTCTAG
- a CDS encoding HAD hydrolase family protein, whose protein sequence is MEFDLMDEVMPFEGKIFISDLQGPITTNDNAYQVTSSIVENGDRLYSVISRFEEVMANVTRKDGIKAGDTLRLILPFLKAYGATDSSLLKLSHEGLNIVPGADKTMRYVQEFMSSFIVSTSYEHYVGAACEKIGFPFENAFCTRLSMDMFEMDEWEVETLRTLAQEIARMPLVNIPPNVRHVRDLKQEDRVIVKRLEEIFWNEMTDLSSYQFISQVNPVGGDEKATSVVEICKRLSVPLEDCMYVGDGITDARALQVVRRSGGLAVAFNGNQKALGEAELSITSDNTIVTSMLAEIFYRSGREGVLELVEGWGHDALRQSGMVHNYLLRECFRLFPEAPPQVRRLNKDNLPELLERSLEFRRKVRGELLF, encoded by the coding sequence ATGGAGTTCGACCTGATGGATGAGGTGATGCCGTTCGAGGGCAAGATATTCATATCCGATCTACAAGGCCCGATCACTACCAACGACAACGCCTATCAGGTCACCTCCAGCATTGTGGAGAATGGCGATCGGTTGTATAGTGTCATCAGCCGTTTCGAGGAGGTGATGGCGAACGTTACGCGTAAGGATGGCATCAAGGCCGGGGATACTTTGCGGCTGATATTGCCTTTCCTTAAAGCGTACGGGGCCACCGACTCTTCCTTGCTGAAACTTTCCCACGAGGGACTGAACATCGTTCCAGGGGCGGACAAGACCATGCGCTACGTGCAGGAGTTCATGTCCAGCTTTATCGTCAGCACCAGTTACGAGCATTATGTGGGGGCGGCGTGCGAAAAGATAGGATTCCCCTTCGAGAACGCCTTCTGCACCCGCCTGAGCATGGACATGTTCGAGATGGACGAGTGGGAGGTGGAGACCCTGCGCACCTTGGCTCAGGAGATCGCCCGCATGCCTTTGGTGAACATACCGCCCAACGTTCGCCACGTTCGGGACCTCAAGCAGGAGGACCGTGTCATAGTCAAACGTCTGGAGGAGATCTTCTGGAACGAGATGACCGACCTTTCCTCATATCAGTTCATATCTCAGGTGAACCCGGTGGGCGGAGATGAGAAAGCGACCTCGGTCGTGGAGATATGCAAACGGTTGAGCGTTCCCTTGGAGGACTGCATGTACGTGGGCGATGGGATCACGGATGCGCGCGCCCTGCAGGTCGTGAGACGCAGCGGCGGCCTTGCCGTCGCCTTCAATGGTAACCAGAAAGCCCTGGGGGAGGCGGAGCTTTCGATCACCTCCGACAACACCATCGTCACCTCCATGCTGGCAGAGATATTCTACCGCTCCGGACGGGAAGGCGTACTCGAACTGGTCGAAGGATGGGGGCACGATGCCCTGCGACAATCAGGAATGGTTCACAATTATCTCTTAAGAGAATGCTTCCGGCTCTTCCCTGAAGCACCACCGCAGGTTCGGCGGTTGAACAAGGACAACTTGCCCGAACTGCTCGAGAGAAGTCTGGAGTTCCGCCGTAAGGTTCGGGGGGAGCTCTTATTCTGA